tttgccATCTGTTCATCCCCGCAgagtggggattttagccggggttggctggaccgaaagtcaaggtccccgctattccccgaacctgggggggggggggggcgtggttacaattgactggtgaataaCATAGTTTGGTATAGAATATGACGTTCGAAACTATTTAGGAAGGATCGGAATAGTGGGATTGAAAAGAGCCTAAcagtaattttgaaaaacaaaaacaacagatcgcagtttttaatatttacgttctAAAATTGAAGTATTTTGACTAAAAGCGTTATTAAttaacactttaagaaaaatgagtttttcggcaTATAACATCAAGtttcgaacttaaatatgaaatactgcgacctgattttttgtcagcagtctcatatcaCTGGCTCTCAGACATGtttgcaaaaattggttcaTAAATGTTTAAGACGGTctatctgtgggagtgcagttTTAAGTCAGTATGCTGTGTCCATATTTTCATGTATACCGACGAAATCCATGTAGTATGGTGTTAACAATGCCAAGGCTTTCAGAACAAAACTTATTGTAATTTCTTTCCTCAAcctctgttattttttcttcttcttttaatttgaaGAGCGACTTGATCAGTCATTGATATATCCCGATATTTTGACTTGATCCTTGAGTAGGGACTTCTGTGTTACTGCTTCTATCATTGTAACATGTCTTatgtaacaactcggccatctccggtaAGCTTCGACATAGACTATTCCTGtttgatactggccgaggtgtccGATTGGTCTTAATGTAACTAGCATTATGTATTCCTGTAAAAGtatcaatcatttttaaaatcaataaggaGGCACATATACGCAAAACTACACGAAAATCCTTCGTGCTGGGATCAGTCAGACAAAACCTTTAGTGAGGGTGGCCGCCTCGAGTCTGCCAAGTCTCAAATACAACTTCATGTTCTCTATGACACCATGTTTAGGCGGATTAGGTTCAAAGTAATGCTTATATATTtcgggaaatgttattatacacatgctattgactcttatatttaaaacacttttatggcattaataaatgccctatttccattcaaagcttgtgttacgttttcccttcatccatacgagttcgacccggcctgtgacttagtaccttgacgttggacaacacataaatacattatatacatcGAACGATATGTTACGCGTAAAAACACACTAATGCccaggcctcaatttctcgaaacttcttaagtcccatataacaggattaagctaatctcactatttttgttgttctataaaatatgttatatttacttcttcgagaatttttagaaattatttaggaataatcggtatgattatcagaataaatcATAAATGACCATAGCTTCCCGTTTTAGCCTCAAATCCGATTTCAGTCTCGAGCTCACAACTGTTATTCACTTATTACAATTTAAGTCCCCTCTAACTTGATGTTGAACtaaaaggcctagtttaaggaatgtttggcatgataatcccctgctgtgcatcttctgctaattgcactggtgttaCAGTAGGggtcaatttcctgtgtattcgtttattggctcagggccattaagggaccaattttataacaaaacttccaaaactgcacatcaggatactcagatcggagatctgataagagggatcaaggcaagtagattaagataaataaacagaggttgtgtactatacatttgcttatgttgttgttgtttttttgttgttttttttttggcggggggggggtcacttattgtaggcttaaactaggccttttaaAACATTGCCACTCACAGAGTCACTCAGGGTTACACAGttttgttaaaagttttaacatgccactgacatgttttattttccttcCAATGTCCAAGATCACTAAAATATcaagtaattttttttaatatataaaacttaaaaacatttttgataacaattcattttgaaaaccaATAATATACTCGTAATAGTAAGGAGCTAAAATAGAACAAGCACATAGTGACGTTTGATATTCTATGGACAAAATGTGTGCTCAAAAGAAAATTTGGGCACATGTTTCATTAAGAAGAAAAATGTGTACACTACATTAATAaaatttgtacatatatattacatCAAAACTTCAGCATATTACCAGCAACAAAACAGTTAAACATTCTAAATACGATTGTTAGTTCTGGGTAGTTGTAACAATTGTATACAAGTGTAAATGTAAGGCACCAAACCTTAATAAACCAGTGCCGAGTcaataatgtattgttttagttAATATCCATATATTTCCTCCTAAGTAATCATACTAGTCAACTCATCTCAATTCAACATCTTTATTTCCCCCATTGTTAGAGATGTTTATGACCTTAAacagcatttaaaaacaaaacaaatttgaacaGTTTGTAAGCTGATGCTGTATTCATATATCACCTATACTTGGTATTAACCAAGTGTAAAATGTTCTCGAAATCAGCAGTCATAgggtaaaaatacaaaattcaaaGGCACCGTTTCAAAATTCTAtcaaaaagttttgaaataatcacttttaaattatctttatcaatataaaaacattataatcataaaacaatacagtCAATCAGTGTTTAATGCTATCcatgtaatttattatatgatCAAAGTGTATGTGTCTTTGAATGATATAATCAATCAGTGTTTAATGCTATTCATGTTATTTATGATATGATCAAAGTGTATGTGTCTTTGCATGATATAATggtaaaaaattgtttgtttctaattTCCCTGTCATAAAATATAATGCAGGTAGGTCAGgatttttctgttttgtttaagaaaagttGTGtcttattaatatcattttcatcataacTGAAAAACTATTTTGCCTGTGTTCATTTGCACGTTTTTCCCTTGAAAGAAACTATTGAAACTGAATACCAAAACTGGCAAAAGGAGAACAGaaacacataaaaaaaattggtggtTTGGGAAAtaggaaacaaacaattgttcttGTTTGCCATATGGTTAATAGGCTTTCTTCACAGCTTCTTTGGCTTTGATACAGAGGGGGTCTAATTCACCGTCTGAacctgaaataattaataataaaacaggttgtaatgcttttattttgatatgggTATTTATTGTGgcaacattttaataatgtataGAAAATTTTAAAAGCTATCAAACAAAATTGATTCAAATGTTTCCATTACTTAATAAGTACAAAAGTACCTAAAGGTAACATCTATATAATAACTAGTGCTAAATTGAATTGGTATGTGGCTTATAACTTGTATCTAAGTGTGTACAAAATAactgataattatgtaaatgtactgtttttccaagtttattttcatattcaatgCAATTTCGCTTAACCCAGATATTAACATTATGCTCTTTAGCGTTATTCTTGCTTTATATTACagaaatactttattaaaatgtaaatcatCTCCTGCTCATGCTTGTTACAATAACAGTTGCATCTGTTGTATTGTGAAAACTTGACTTTCACATTGTATGACCTggatttcattattttaacattgtgATATTTTCTATTTCCAATGAAAGGAGGATTGATCAaagatttttgtttgttcatgctgttttaacaaaaatgctTAGGccactgtttttttattgtttgtttaacaaaCCCGTCGCTCAGAAAAACTCaatttcagaaagaaaaaaaatggaaatccaaaactattttattccGTCCGCTCTTAATTTTACCtgttgattaaaataaacacattaactTTTATCGTTTCTACAGCCAGTCGGCTTAAAGTAATCCAATCGTAAGCGCTGATTTTTGTATCCAGATGTTTGATTGGACAACGACGCTCAATGAAACATGGCTGACTGGTTACAGTTATGCTATTTCTTGGACAGCAAAACAGTAAATTCatttggtcaaaaaataaatcaagatattgaatttttatttttatttcatttcgtCCTATTAGGAACATATTCAATCATGGCGGTTcgataaacaaacaaaataaaaaataaaaggacTCATGTCCAAGAAGCGATTTGCTTGCATGCCCTATTGTGTTCTGTGATACAGCATAAACACTCAGGAAGTAAAATAGCTTACCATAATCAAGCTCATTTATGTCACATGTGAAGACGGTTTCCCCATTGACACACAACTCAACAGCATTTCTGTCTTCTACCTTTACAAATTCAACAGTGTGGCCATCTTTGGTGAGAATAGCTGAAAGCATAATAATCATTTGTAGAGGTTTTAGCTATACATTAAGTGTTACAAAAAAGGAATCATACTTGAACATATTCTacattatatcaaaacaaaaggaacatgtgttgaaataaataataatataattatcatattgTGTTGAAATACATAATTGACTTATCATGACTTCACATTGTCCTTCCATAAACTTTCCATTCTAAAGTATGTGTTAAGCAAAGGATCAAAGGGGCTTAGAGGCCTACAGATTTACTCATGCATACCTTTCACAGTAAGTAATCataatgatcaaaattaaaaaaagttaaccTTTAAGACCCTGCAGTCTTGAATCTCTGTATTCAACATTACCAACTGCTTCATATGGGCCATACTTGATGAAAACTTTGGCATTGGAAGGCATTTTCTGAAACATAATAGAATTCATGGCTATGGGTTTATTTAccttatttgataaatatatcaagATTAATGTTTGTAAAGATTTGCAAGCAAGTTTTCCGCCTGCGGCCAATCACtaattaaaattgacaagcAGTATAATTTTCCAAATGTATGACCTCCATGAGTCTGTTTGGCAATTTTcctttttgcattatatatgCATCCATAGACAAAAGTGTAAAATGATGCCCTGACATTTCACAGCTCAATGATGAGCTAAAGTTTGCACTGAGAATTCACATTGAAACTGTTATTTGGCTAATTTCAGATTCTTCATATTGAAAGCAACCAACATAAGCCTATTTGTGAAGTTACTAGTTATAAGAATATACACATACTGACAGAGCATATGGGTTAATGTCTAAATGATACAGGAGTTTTCCTAAAACGGGTTAAACAGTGAAAGATGCCAATGAGGTGTATTTATGggaaaaacttttaaaacgttaaactaagctaaaatgaagatttttagAACACTCTTAAGGTTGAAAAATAGTGATGTGTATCAAATAAGTCAAAGAAGTTAAACATCTGGATACTCTAGGCTTATATTAGTGTAATATAATAGACTTACTGCCATATAAAAATCGTAAACCAAAAATCtgtcaacatacatgtacactcaTTAAGAGTCACTTGGACTAGGATGATATATATACCAAATACCcgttattttgattttatcagaAAATTTTGTTGATTGagatttataataatttaagcTAATAAGTATCCCATGTAATTGCAATATGAACGAAAATCAGCTGATAATAATTTCGAGTTTTTTGTTTACATCGcgaaaatatattgcaaatcaTGTTTCTGACAAATAGAACGGATAGTTGGAGAAAGTTTACCACGGCTATGACtctaaatcaataaatattccCTTAGAAATTGAGGATGTTTCCCTATGATGACTTACAGCTTAATATTGTAGAGTAAATTGCAAGAAAAGTTTCGGTAACTAGGAAAGCCTTCCAAAGAAATCACAAAGTTGTCAATATTGCACGAATAGTGTCAAAATTGGCTACATACAACTATTTCTTTTCTTGTTAAGTGTTAGTCTGGAGTTCATTCCCCTTACTATATCGTTATTGTACTGTGACGAGGCAGACAAGTTTAGTGTATCAATTCTCTCAAAGTTGTTATATCTAAGTAAAAATGTGTTCAGAAGTACACCTGATTTTGATTGCAAgggatatatttatatttttttagcatttttcaTACGTACATGTAGGTGttcgtttttcattttatagaaaaatTTAGCTTGGGAATAGGATTATTGGAATTAGTTAATCCCAGATTCAGCGTAAAGCCGTGCtctttttaataatgaaataaagatggTCCCAGAGGAAactttatttatcaatttacatGCTATTACATTTGACAACAATGATAGAACATTTGTTGCTGTGTGAATCTGTTCAAAAAGTTGCACAGAAACAAAAGGAACAATGCGCGCgtgtaaaaaagtattgttgAGAAATGCTGTAAGTATTGAATTGCACAGCCTTTGGCGAATAGTTTTGATATCAGTGTTAGCCGCCGAATCTCGGTCCAGGAAAGTAAAAACTAAACAAAGGCGCGCCACATGTGAGATAGTTTGACACTTCGGGTAAcgattatattttgaaaattatttactCTAGGAAAGTTCACTGATATAAAAATACGCCAACGATTTTAGTCAGCCAACATAGAACTATTAGGTTCAGTAAGATAGTGGACTGACAGGCTAACATGCTACTAAGGTTGTGTGTGCCAGAAGATCAAATTACTGAATGCGATTCTACAGAACAGTG
Above is a genomic segment from Mya arenaria isolate MELC-2E11 chromosome 2, ASM2691426v1 containing:
- the LOC128221690 gene encoding UPF0728 protein-like — its product is MPSNAKVFIKYGPYEAVGNVEYRDSRLQGLKAILTKDGHTVEFVKVEDRNAVELCVNGETVFTCDINELDYGSDGELDPLCIKAKEAVKKAY